The following proteins are encoded in a genomic region of Mycolicibacterium confluentis:
- the rpmB gene encoding 50S ribosomal protein L28, translating to MAAVCDVCGKGPGFGKSVSHSHRRTSRRWDPNIQVVHAVTRPGGNKQRINACTSCIKAGKVVRG from the coding sequence ATGGCTGCCGTGTGCGATGTTTGCGGCAAGGGACCGGGCTTCGGCAAGTCGGTGTCGCATTCGCATCGTCGGACCAGCCGTCGCTGGGATCCGAACATCCAGGTTGTGCACGCTGTGACCCGCCCCGGCGGCAACAAGCAGCGCATCAACGCCTGCACCTCGTGCATCAAGGCCGGCAAGGTCGTGCGCGGCTGA
- a CDS encoding uracil-DNA glycosylase: MTARPLNELIDEGWAHALAPVSEDVSRMGEFLRAELAEGRGYLPAGPDVLRAFTFPFDQVRVLIVGQDPYPTPGHAVGLSFSVAPEVRPLPRSLENIFAEYGRDLDLPKPSNGDLTPWSRQGVMLLNRVLTVSPGTPASHRGKGWEAVTECAIRALAARPGPLVAILWGRDASTLKPMLGPDCGVIESPHPSPLSASRGFFGSRPFSRANKLLADRGAEAVDWRLP; encoded by the coding sequence GTGACTGCGCGGCCGTTGAACGAACTCATCGACGAGGGCTGGGCGCACGCCCTCGCCCCGGTGTCCGAAGACGTCAGCAGGATGGGGGAATTCCTGCGGGCTGAGTTGGCGGAGGGCCGCGGGTATCTGCCCGCCGGTCCGGATGTCCTGCGCGCCTTCACCTTTCCGTTCGATCAGGTGCGAGTGCTGATCGTCGGGCAGGACCCGTATCCCACGCCTGGCCACGCCGTGGGGCTGAGTTTCTCGGTGGCCCCCGAGGTGCGACCCCTGCCGCGCAGCCTGGAGAACATCTTCGCCGAGTACGGGCGCGACCTCGATCTGCCCAAGCCGTCCAACGGCGACCTGACGCCGTGGTCGAGGCAGGGCGTGATGCTGCTCAACAGGGTGCTGACGGTGAGTCCCGGCACGCCGGCCTCGCACCGCGGCAAGGGCTGGGAGGCCGTGACCGAGTGCGCGATCCGGGCCCTGGCCGCGCGTCCCGGTCCGCTGGTGGCGATCCTCTGGGGGCGCGACGCATCCACCCTTAAGCCGATGCTCGGACCCGACTGCGGTGTGATCGAGTCACCGCACCCGTCGCCGCTGTCGGCGTCGCGTGGATTCTTCGGGTCGCGACCGTTCAGTCGCGCCAACAAACTGCTCGCCGACCGCGGCGCTGAAGCGGTCGACTGGCGCCTGCCCTAA
- a CDS encoding thiamine-phosphate kinase, whose amino-acid sequence MPDDLDPTLNEMGEFSVIDRLVAGRTLSDSVLVGPGDDAAVLAAPDGRVVISTDMLVEGRHFRRDWSNPHDIGRKAIAQNAADVEAMGAQPTAFVVAFGAPPDTPASAALQLSDGMWAEAQRCGGASIIGGDLVASPQWVVSVTVFGDLRGRAAVPRGGARPGDTVAVAGALGRSAAGYALLLAGADGFSDLVRSHLVPEPPYGQGQIAAEAGATAMTDVSDGLLADLGHIATASGVGIALTAAGLAPDVEALAGAAAVTDADAWDWVLGGGEDHALVASFPQALPPGWRSIGEVVEGEPAVTVDGLLWSGARGWESFN is encoded by the coding sequence ATGCCCGACGATTTGGACCCGACGCTGAACGAGATGGGTGAGTTCTCCGTGATCGACCGACTGGTCGCGGGCCGAACCCTGTCCGATTCGGTGCTCGTCGGTCCGGGCGACGACGCGGCGGTGCTCGCCGCGCCGGACGGCCGCGTCGTGATCTCCACCGACATGCTCGTCGAGGGCAGACATTTCCGGCGGGACTGGTCGAATCCGCACGACATCGGCCGGAAGGCGATCGCCCAGAACGCCGCCGACGTCGAGGCCATGGGCGCACAGCCGACCGCGTTCGTCGTGGCCTTCGGTGCACCACCGGACACCCCCGCCAGCGCGGCACTGCAGCTGTCGGACGGAATGTGGGCTGAGGCCCAGCGCTGCGGGGGAGCGTCGATCATCGGTGGCGACCTCGTGGCCAGCCCGCAGTGGGTCGTGTCGGTGACGGTGTTCGGTGACCTGCGCGGCCGCGCCGCGGTGCCGCGCGGCGGAGCCAGACCCGGCGACACCGTCGCGGTGGCGGGCGCACTCGGCCGGTCGGCGGCGGGCTATGCACTGCTGCTCGCCGGTGCCGACGGCTTCTCCGACCTGGTGCGCAGCCATCTGGTGCCCGAACCGCCCTACGGTCAGGGCCAGATCGCGGCGGAGGCGGGGGCCACCGCGATGACCGACGTGTCCGACGGACTTCTGGCAGATCTTGGACACATCGCGACGGCCTCGGGGGTCGGGATCGCGTTGACTGCGGCAGGGCTGGCACCGGATGTCGAGGCGCTCGCCGGCGCCGCCGCCGTCACGGATGCGGATGCCTGGGACTGGGTGCTCGGCGGGGGTGAGGACCACGCCCTGGTGGCCAGCTTCCCGCAGGCACTCCCGCCGGGGTGGCGGTCCATCGGCGAGGTCGTCGAGGGGGAGCCGGCGGTGACCGTCGACGGTCTTCTCTGGTCCGGTGCGCGCGGGTGGGAATCCTTCAATTAG
- a CDS encoding Lrp/AsnC family transcriptional regulator, which translates to MVEAFMLIQTEVGRAEVVAKQVAALPGVLSSEYVTGPYDVVVRVTSETLADLQATVVTSVQAVEGITRTLTCPIASASA; encoded by the coding sequence GTGGTCGAGGCGTTCATGCTGATCCAGACCGAGGTCGGCCGCGCAGAGGTGGTGGCCAAGCAGGTCGCAGCTCTTCCCGGTGTGCTGTCGTCCGAGTACGTCACCGGTCCGTACGACGTCGTGGTGCGTGTGACGTCGGAGACCCTGGCCGATCTGCAGGCCACGGTGGTCACCAGCGTGCAGGCCGTTGAGGGCATCACCCGCACCCTGACCTGTCCGATCGCCAGCGCCTCGGCGTGA
- a CDS encoding DUF3515 domain-containing protein has product MTETDGPPRAVFIAALAVAVAALVGVIVVAANQEPAPVPIAAVPAPKAEDPACAALLAALPDSLGDYERAEAAPPAPPGTAAWRGTDETEPVILRCGLDRPVDFVVGAPLQMVDDVSWFRVGEGDRITWFVVDRSVYVALTLPQNSGATPIQEISRAVSATLPAQEIDPAPAR; this is encoded by the coding sequence GTGACCGAGACCGACGGACCGCCGCGGGCGGTGTTCATCGCCGCACTGGCGGTGGCGGTCGCGGCGCTCGTCGGGGTGATCGTGGTGGCGGCCAACCAAGAGCCCGCACCCGTCCCTATCGCGGCTGTGCCCGCCCCGAAAGCCGAGGACCCGGCGTGTGCGGCACTGCTCGCGGCACTGCCCGACAGTCTCGGCGACTACGAGCGCGCCGAGGCCGCACCCCCGGCGCCACCGGGAACCGCCGCCTGGCGGGGCACCGACGAGACCGAACCCGTGATCCTGAGGTGTGGCCTTGACCGTCCCGTGGACTTCGTCGTGGGCGCGCCGCTGCAGATGGTCGACGACGTCAGCTGGTTCCGAGTCGGCGAGGGCGACCGCATCACGTGGTTCGTCGTCGACCGCTCGGTGTACGTGGCCCTGACCCTGCCGCAGAACTCCGGGGCCACCCCGATTCAGGAGATCTCACGGGCCGTCAGCGCGACGCTGCCCGCGCAGGAGATCGATCCCGCACCCGCGCGCTGA